CGGCGCCGACGGTGCCGCGGTGCGCGCCATGCGGACCCTCGTCCACACCGTGTCGATGAACGGCGTCGTCGTCATCGGTGAGGGCGAGAAGGACGAAGCACCGATGCTCTTCAACGGAGAGCGGGTCGGCGACGGAACCGGGGCCGAGGTCGACATCGCCGTCGACCCGATCGACGGGACCACGCTGACCGCGAAGGGCATGCCCAACGCGATCTCCGTGCTCGCCGCGGCCGACCGGGGGTCCATGTTCGACCCGTCCGCCGTCTTCTACATGGACAAGCTGGTCACCGGGCCCGAGGCCGCCGACTTCGTCGACATCAACGCGCCCGTGGAAGTGAACATCCGCCGGGTCGCCAAGGCGAAGCGGTCCACGCCGGAGGACGTCACCGTCGTCATCCTCGACCGGCCTCGCCACGAGGGCATCATCAAGGAGATCCGGGACGCCGGTGCGCGCATCAAGCTGATCTCCGACGGCGATGTCGCCGGGTCCATCTACGCACTGCGTGAGGGCACCGGCGTCGACATGCTGCTCGGCATCGGCGGTACGCCGGAGGGGATCATCTCGGCCTGTGCCGTGAAGTGCCTCGGTGGAACCATCCAGGGCAAGCTGTGGCCGAAGGACGACGAGGAGCGGCAGCGGGCGATCGACGCCGGGCACGACCTGGACCGGGTGCTGATGACCGATGACCTGGTCGCCGGGGACAACGTGTTCTTCGTCGCGACCGGGATCACCGACGGTGAGTTGCTGCGGGGTGTGCGGTACCGGTCGGAGACCGCGACCACCGACTCGATCGTGATGCGGTCGAAGTCGGGGACGGTGCGCAGGATCGACTCCGAGCACCGGTTGAGCAAGCTGCGGGCTTACAGCGCGATTGACTTCGACCGCGCGAAGTAGTGAGTAGCGCCTGAGAGCTCGGGACTGCGGATCGTCGGCGGCTACCGGTTGTGTGTGGTTGATCGCGCAGTTCCCCGCGCCCCTTGGGTTGGCCCACTCCCCTTGGTCAAAAAGGCGCCCCCTGTGCGGAGGGGGCGCCCTTTGTTGCTTCTCAGCCTGCCTGCGCTATACGGTCCGCCGTCCTCGTCGCCTTCTTCAACTCCATCTCGCGGCGGCGGCGCCTCGCCAGGACCACTCGGCGTTCCGCTGCGGTGAGACCGCCCCAGACGCCGTACGGTTCGGGCTGCAGAAGGGCGTGTTCGCGGCACTCGACCATGACCGGACAGCGGGCGCAGACTCGCTTGGCGGCCTCCTCGCGGGAGAGGCGGGCCGCGGTGGGCTCCTTCGAAGGGGCGAAGAACAGGCCGGCCTCGTCGCGGCGGCACACGGCCTCTGTATGCCACGGGGCGTCTTGGTCCCTGTCTCGCACTGGCACCCGCTGGGCCGGAACGGCAGCTACCTGCAGGGACGAATGCGGCGGTTGCAGCACGGTCTACTCCTGACGACGGCTTCGCGAGCGAGAGACGATGCAGCAAGGTCTACCCGCTGTGCGCGCGCCTATGCAGCCAGTTCCGAACCGCTGGATTTCGGGGGGTCGTGCGCGCCGCCGCAGGGCGACGGGAACGGCCGTGGAGCCGGGACGGAGACGGACTGATTCGCGATCGTCAACGATCCAGATGCTTGCGCAAACCCTTGTCGACCTTGCGCTGCACGCGGTCGAGAATGTCCGCGACGAGCTTCCCCCGCTTCGGCCGGCCCTCGATGTGGCCGAGTACCGCCCAGCCGTCGACATGGACGACCGGCGCCTGGGGATCCTCCGCGTCGAGCGTGTCCACCTCGAAGTTGCCGAGGACACCGCCGCCCGTGCCGCGCAGCGAGACGTTCTCCGGCACGCGGACCTCCACGCTGCCGAAGACCGATATCGCGCGGATGACGACCTGCTGGTACTCGAAGAGCGCCTCACTGAGGTCTATCTCCACGCTGCCGAAGATCGCGTACGCATGGATACGGCGGCCCGCGCGCCAACGGCCCCTGCGGACGGCGCTGCTGAAGACCGCCACCACGTTCTCGTCGGGGTCGGCGGGGATCGCGCCGGGGGCGGGGCGGGCGGGGGCGGGCACATACGGCGCGCGGCGCACGTGGGCTGCGGGCAGGTCCCGTATGAAGACATCCAGTTCACCGACCGTCTTCGCCGCCAGCACGCCCTCGACGCGCTCGGCGTGCTCATCGGCGGTGAGGCGGCCCTCGGCCAGGGCGTCGCGCAGGATGTCGGCGATCCGGTCGCGATCGGCGTCGGAGGCGCGGAGCTCGGTGACATCGGAGACGGTGGGCGCAGGGCGCTTCTGAAGGTCCACGACAAGCAGCGTACCGAAACACGATAGATCGCGATACCCCTGCGGATGACGAAGGGGATGCCGAACTGAGCCTTACCTCACAAGCTCCCGGCCTCGGACAGGTTCTACGCTGATGAGGCCGCCAATGGAGGCGGCTGTCGTCTGTCGAGTGAGGAATGGGCTGAGATGCCTGAGTTCGCGTACACCGATCTGCTCCCCATGGGAGAGGACACCACCCCGTACCGGCTGGTGACCTCCGAGGGTGTCTCCACCTTCGAGGCCGACGGGCGGACGTTCCTCAAGGTCGAGCCCGAGGCGCTGCGCAAGCTGGCCGAGGAGGCCATCCACGACATCCAGCACTATCTGCGGCCCGCGCACCTGGCTCAGCTGCGGCGCATCATCGACGACCCGGAGGCGTCCAGCAACGACAAGTTCGTCGCCCTGGACCTGCTGAAGAACGCGAACATCGCGGCCGCCGGCGTGCTCCCCATGTGCCAGGACACCGGTACGGCGATCGTGATGGGCAAGCGCGGCCAGAACGTGCTTACGGAGGGCGGCGACGAGGAGGCCCTCTCCCGCGGCATCTACGACGCGTATCTGAACCTCAACCTGCGCTACTCGCAGATGGCTCCGCTCACCATGTGGGAGGAGAAGAACACCGGCTCCAACCTCCCCGCGCAGATCGAGCTGTACGCCACCGACGGCGGCGCCTACAAGTTCCTGTTCATGGCGAAGGGCGGCGGCTCGGCCAACAAGTCCTTCCTCTACCAGGAGACGAAGGCCGTCCTGAACGAGGCCTCCATGATGAAGTTCCTGGAGGAGAAGATCCGTTCGCTGGGTACGGCCGCCTGTCCGCCGTACCACCTGGCGATCGTGGTGGGCGGTACGTCCGCCGAGTACGCGCTGAAGACCGCCAAGTACGCCTCCGCGCACTACCTGGACGAGATCCCGGCCGAGGGCTCGCCGCTCGGGCACGGCTTCCGGGACAAGGAGCTGGAGGAGAAGGTCTTCGAGCTGACGCAGAAGATCGGGATCGGGGCGCAGTTCGGCGGCAAGTACTTCTGCCACGACGTGCGGGTGGTGCGGCT
Above is a window of Streptomyces sp. DT2A-34 DNA encoding:
- the glpX gene encoding class II fructose-bisphosphatase, with product MTENHHHLPSELEVPSEAPDRNLALELVRVTEAAAMAAGRWVGRGDKNGADGAAVRAMRTLVHTVSMNGVVVIGEGEKDEAPMLFNGERVGDGTGAEVDIAVDPIDGTTLTAKGMPNAISVLAAADRGSMFDPSAVFYMDKLVTGPEAADFVDINAPVEVNIRRVAKAKRSTPEDVTVVILDRPRHEGIIKEIRDAGARIKLISDGDVAGSIYALREGTGVDMLLGIGGTPEGIISACAVKCLGGTIQGKLWPKDDEERQRAIDAGHDLDRVLMTDDLVAGDNVFFVATGITDGELLRGVRYRSETATTDSIVMRSKSGTVRRIDSEHRLSKLRAYSAIDFDRAK
- a CDS encoding WhiB family transcriptional regulator, which gives rise to MLQPPHSSLQVAAVPAQRVPVRDRDQDAPWHTEAVCRRDEAGLFFAPSKEPTAARLSREEAAKRVCARCPVMVECREHALLQPEPYGVWGGLTAAERRVVLARRRRREMELKKATRTADRIAQAG
- a CDS encoding DUF1707 domain-containing protein, which produces MDLQKRPAPTVSDVTELRASDADRDRIADILRDALAEGRLTADEHAERVEGVLAAKTVGELDVFIRDLPAAHVRRAPYVPAPARPAPGAIPADPDENVVAVFSSAVRRGRWRAGRRIHAYAIFGSVEIDLSEALFEYQQVVIRAISVFGSVEVRVPENVSLRGTGGGVLGNFEVDTLDAEDPQAPVVHVDGWAVLGHIEGRPKRGKLVADILDRVQRKVDKGLRKHLDR
- a CDS encoding fumarate hydratase yields the protein MPEFAYTDLLPMGEDTTPYRLVTSEGVSTFEADGRTFLKVEPEALRKLAEEAIHDIQHYLRPAHLAQLRRIIDDPEASSNDKFVALDLLKNANIAAAGVLPMCQDTGTAIVMGKRGQNVLTEGGDEEALSRGIYDAYLNLNLRYSQMAPLTMWEEKNTGSNLPAQIELYATDGGAYKFLFMAKGGGSANKSFLYQETKAVLNEASMMKFLEEKIRSLGTAACPPYHLAIVVGGTSAEYALKTAKYASAHYLDEIPAEGSPLGHGFRDKELEEKVFELTQKIGIGAQFGGKYFCHDVRVVRLPRHGASCPVAIAVSCSADRQAVAKITAEGVFLEQLETDPARFLPETTDEHLAESHSGSAAGDGDVVKIDLNQPMDSILAELTKYPVKTRLSLTGPLVVARDIAHAKIKERLDAGEEMPQYLKDHPVYYAGPAKTPEGYASGSFGPTTAGRMDSYVEQFQAAGGSKVMLAKGNRSKQVTDACGTHGGFYLGSIGGPAARLAQDCIKKVEVVEYEELGMEAVWKIEVEDFPAFIVVDDKGNDFFQDPAPAPTFTSIPVRGPGLV